From the Nitrospirae bacterium CG2_30_53_67 genome, the window TGGGCGGTCACATGGGAGTCCTGGCCAAGGGGGAACGGGCCGTCTCCACCACCAACCGGAACTTCGTGGGCCGGATGGGACACCCGGAGAGCGAGGTTTATCTCGCAAACCCGGCCGTGGCCGCGGCCTCGGCCGTGACCGGCCGGATCACGCATCCGGAAGAGATTGTGTAAAGAACCACTTACCGCAGAGAACGCGGAGAGCGCAGAGTCAAGAGGTTTAAAACAAAGATCTTCCTCTGCATCTGTGACCTCTGCGGTAAAGGGGTGACTATTTAAAACGGAGGACTGAAAATGCCAATCAAAGGACGCGCCTTTAAATTCGGCAAGGATGTGGACACGGACCAGATCATTCCGGCCCGATATTTGAATACGTCGGACCCCGATGAACTAGCCAGGCACTGTATGGAGGATGCGGATCCGGAGTTCATCAAAAAGATGGCCCCCGGCGACCTGATCGTGGCGGACAAGAATTTCGGCTGCGGTTCTTCCCGTGAGCACGCCCCCATCGCCATCAAGGCCGCAGGGGTCTCCGCGGTGATCGCCAAATCCTTTGCCCGGATCTTCTACCGGAACGCCTTCAACATGGGGCTTTTGATCTTCGAATCCGGGGATGCCGTGAACGGCATCTCCCAGGGAGACGAAATCGAGGTGGAGATGGAATCCGGCCGGATCCTGAACCGGACCACAGGCAAGACATACCAGGCCGCGGCCATCCCCCCGTTCATGAGGGAGCTGATCAACGCGGGCGGGCTCATGGCCTTCGTAAAGAAGAAGATCCGGACGGGAATGTAGGTCAGCCTTGAAATGTTCTCTAAGTAGTCCTGTTCGTAAATAGGGCCACTAAGAGCGGGTGTAATTCAGCAGCCCGCCTGCGACAAGGATGGATCTCTGGCGTTCGGTCAGGGCATAGGAGACCGGGATCTCTTTGTTCCGGGTCTTGTTGATGAGCGTGGGCTTCTTTCCCTGTCTGAGAGATTCCCGGATGCCCGGCAGCAGGATCTCATCCCCTAAACCCATCTCCGCATCATCCGTGCCATGGTCAAAGGTCAGCGGAAGGATCCCGAAGTTGATCAGGTTCGCGGTATGGATCCGCTCCAGGGATTTGGCCAGCACGACCTTGACCCCGAGGTACATGGGGCA encodes:
- the leuD gene encoding 3-isopropylmalate dehydratase small subunit (catalyzes the isomerization between 2-isopropylmalate and 3-isopropylmalate in leucine biosynthesis) — encoded protein: MPIKGRAFKFGKDVDTDQIIPARYLNTSDPDELARHCMEDADPEFIKKMAPGDLIVADKNFGCGSSREHAPIAIKAAGVSAVIAKSFARIFYRNAFNMGLLIFESGDAVNGISQGDEIEVEMESGRILNRTTGKTYQAAAIPPFMRELINAGGLMAFVKKKIRTGM